From the Lycorma delicatula isolate Av1 chromosome 4, ASM4794821v1, whole genome shotgun sequence genome, the window AATTTAGTTAACCCAGAAGAACTGGGTGATTATGCTCAAGGAGATATTTTATTTCGATCCAACAATGAAAGTCTTTCAAGAAACGGACTTAAAGCAACTTCTGCTCGATGGCCAAAAGGAATCATACCGTATGAAATAAGTCCTTATTTtcgtaagtaaatatattttatcataactgCATAAAGTAAGTATTACAATGATAATACTACACTACCAATTATATTAATTCAGTTAGTGATAACTCATAATAAGTTacgaaaataacagaaaataagaaTTCCGTTTTTTAAATGCTAATGTTTTATCATGGTGAATCCTACCATGATGAATCTCTCAATCTGAGAGTGCTTGCACAATTGCTGCTCAACATTGATAATAATAACTtgcaatattttgaattaaaattgaattaaagttgCATTTAGTAATTTATCTAGCATGAGGCAGGctgcttaatattattattgactttacacgagttgtttaataaaattgttttattaaataaaaaaagtaaagttgaaaTTTCCAGTAaggtctaaatattttatttatgtcaatTGATATGagcttaatgaatttaataaaatttcagctgATAATAGCTGCATTTTATTTTGGTGTCCAATTACTTGTTTggtattttatttgtacttatttagtttgcaacataaattattaatcacatctttattaatctttatataccaaataaatgaaatcatggAACTTTTCCCAACAGTTTAATGTCATGAAAAAGAAAACTCAactgattaatataataataacaaaacagctttagataataaaaaaaacaaaaaaaacagtacttttaTCAGCTGTTAAATGCATCTAACCCAATGTCAGCATATTTCCTCAGTGAAACCTGACAAGTCATAGCTCACTAAATGACTGAATACTACTGCTGTCTAGTATAATAAGCAGAAATAAATGTATAAGctgataaaattcattatattagcACCAAATGAGGTCAAGATAAGGAAAGGTACTGAACCTCCTTGCTTCagttaatatgttaaaatttttttgcatatagtaggtaatattttattaaattatatgcacAAAAACAGAACTGTACCTAAGAAAAAAAACCTATCAGTTTAATTACAACTTTGCTCACAATCgctttagattttttataaaattattgaataacttttgtagttaaataatttagagttatatgaatattaataagtATAGGATAATGACAATATTTGTTGGAAATCATCCCTATTCTGCCTGTTTAGCCAGTTTCTGTAAATTGACTCATCAGGCCATAAATCtactattaatataaactaacttTCTAATTATCTATccacataaattttgaaaatttatctaatttttctgtAACTTTACTACTAACTGGGGAATAAATTGACTATAGCAATAAAAATTCTACCAAAGAACATCTTTTCTGGgcttattggatttttttttaaaccaaacctTAGTTATTGCAGTGTGTTTCACAAtgtgattttaaatgtttttgagcTAAAGTATAGAACTATGAAACATTATCTGAGTGCAAGAGTTGATCtaggaaataattttcaaataaggtCCTTTCATTAATAATGAGTTGCCTTATATAAAGAAtttgtatgaatttatatttttattcgttaaaagaCACTAAACATTTTAATCTAGGCCACAttatattgaagaaattaatgcaatattttttagtatacttatatattttaggaATTTGCAGTAAAGTGTAAATAACAACAATGcaaatgtaaaaaggaaaatcCACAGAACTAATAACTGTGTTCTTATTCTTTTGTTCTTATATAgtactttttattcattattactgtCATAGTTGTACAAcccaaatgtaaaataatatctacTCAGAAACTTATTTGTGGTAtgatctaataaatttttatttaaaaatgattaatagaaCTGGTTGATTTCATAGCTGACCCAGCTGTAATAAGAACATTACCTTCCACTTGTAGGGTAGGTCAAAGGTAGTTGGGTGTTATATGGATTAGGTTTTATTTTCCTCATCCTAATATGTCTTCATGGGTGTAGATCCTTAGATTCAGTTGTGCACTTTAAATGTTCAACTTTATAACTGTAATGattctacataattatttaaagtactcgACATGTATCCAGTGCATAATTCTCATGCTGAATGAGACTCTCTTTATTATTGCTTCTTCAATGTGAAAATTCAGTTTTGGATGTTGCTAGGTAATTCCTCAAATGAGTAAGAgctttttgaataaaactttttttaaaaatccataaaataaaaattaatggtaaaaagCCAAGCCATTGGTCAAAGAAATCACAAACTATGAGAAATTATTCAGTCcccaaaattattgtgcaaaactTGGAGTTTCCTGTATGGATTTTGGCTCAAAAAGTAATATGGAAGAGGATCTACTAATATAGCACAGTCCATGATTATCTCTTGTTTAATGCCATATATTTTAACTCTTgagaacaaataaaatacttgCAGATAATTATGGATGATTATAACAAGACAATATATCAAATCCTATTGTCAATTGAATATAGTGGTTACTTCTGAAATCACTGCAGTGATagttcaaacaaaatattaaatattcaaaattaattaattatttaagtaaaattttcattaaatacattaaaaagtttcaaaagaatttaaagaaaaataatcttgaaattcttaattttgttgaaaacaggAAATGTTTTTTCCAAAATCAGTAATTTCATAAGTTAacaattgcaaaattattgttcgcatgaaaagaagtttttaaaactttgataGGATGAGACTCAACTCAAAAGTTTATGTTTCCAGGAAATGCTTTTCCtggattttaaaaagtaatagctACTATAGCTTTGGCTCCACCAACACTCctggtatataaattataatataattgtataatgactgtggattaaatacattttttaaatttgttctttattagTCATTTGGGTAATGTGATGCACCTTTACATTCCAATTCCATTCTGTTTTATGCCATCATATATTCAGTCTCTTAATCTGAACATACTAATAAAACCTCAGTTatgtatttcatacatttttcatgttcctttaagtttttactttctataaccacatactaactttttttttttaaattaaaattctgatataAATATCTCTTTTCTATTATATActgaacttttataataaaatattaacagatcAGGAGTTATGTAgcttttagtaatataatttgttgCTGTAGGATCAGACGACAAGGCTATGATAATGTCCGCTATTGCCGATTATCATAAACTAACATGTGTGAAATTTGTACCACGTACTGGATCTGAGCCAGattatgtttatattacaaattCAAATACTGGATGCTGGTCTTCAGTGGGAAGAATTGGAGGTGCCCAAGAACTTAATTTGCAATCTCCTGGATGTCTTACAAAGAAAGGAACTGTAATGCATGAAATGATGCACGCTATTGGATTTTTGCATGAACAGAATAGATGGGAACGAGATAAGCATGTTActgtaaactataaaaatattgaatcaggtgagcaacatttttataaatcttgtttaaagaataaataataaaaacttacttcTGAAAAACTAAATAGAATGACTTGCCTGTCTTAGTGTTGATGAGATTCTTGCAGTACTGAGTAATTATAATGAGACTCGGCCTTTAATTATGTGGTTCTGCTAAgcaatcttttttattatgtttttggtGGAACTGATTGCTATGACCATTAGCCGTTATTTTGTCAACAGAATCTACCTAAAGAAAAgagtatacattattttttcactttagtGATCTAACCACTGTTCAACTTATTTCAATGATGCTTCTGGTATTTgacattttatctttatatttaatcaatatagTGTTTGTGTTTCATTAAACGACTACGGTATAAATAATTGAGTGCACTGgtttaggcaaaaaaaaaagttacgaaaaaaatatacagaaaaatgacAAACAGGAtagcaaaaaaaacttttttctatttaaaaaaaaagttgtctaattTGATCactcatgtaaataataataaaaaaaaggttaaagaaCATTTACATATCCTAAAATCTGTTTTGGTAAATACAATTTATCCTTCAACATTAAAGAGATCAAAtccaataatgtttaaaaaattatctgtaaatggagttttaacaattttaccatatttggaattaatatatcaattagtagtttacttgtataaattagttttaacacAGTATGTAAAAATTACTGATGCACTATacaaaagcattaattttttttcttgataactaTGTTGTCAAGAATATCTTGACAACATAAAAGACATAAAGACAACATAAAAGggtataaagaatgaaaaatgacCCACCCATGACAAATGTTTCCAGTCTACCCAAAATGAAGCTGATAAACATTCAAATGACAACATAAATTCTTATCACAAATTCACTTAGATTTTACAGCCCTTGACATGGAACAGTTATTACAACCGTagttttaaatttggttttgCTAAAAATGGTCTTATGactataatttcataaaacactgttacttttgaaatttgaaatcattTACCAATTCTGTTGAGAAGTACTAGACTATACCctaatgtttttttgtattaaatgtataattgtgCATGTGTGAGTTCATTTTTACTGTAGCATATACTGAGTGATTCAAATAATACgctgtaaaattcaaaatatactttTCAGTTTTCAAGAAATTgctacataattaatataaacactcATTTGGAAATATCCACATAAACCAAATAATTGCAAGTTTAAACTGttaccttaaataaataataattatacttgtaGACACACTAGAAAAAAATGCTGTATAACAATTCCAACTGATTTAAGttcaatgatttataaaaattgatcctTTTGAGTGCATTTCAACACATCCATCATCTTCACAACCTTcaattcttaaaatgtttttcctttatatattgCAGGTGTTGGGAAATTATCAAATCATGAGGTTATAGTTTATACCTTTAACAGTACTTTTTGAATAATTCATCGTAAAAAATCcactatatttgtaattatagcAATAAACCATGCtgtatgtcatatatatatatatatatatatatatatattgtataaaaatatagcatctttttttttgaaaggcttaatatattaaacaatagataCCATGTAAAATTTCTCTAGAAACAATAAATCACAttagttatattatgtttttttttaaatcatagcaGTTTAAAATTGGTTTCCATTCTTGATAGCCTTAacctgtaaatttttataaataaatttaaataatacatagttACGGCTTGGTTTAATAACCAAAGGCAAATTATTTATtgccaattatatttttttcagtttaaagttTCTGCTTTTTATAGTGTGTTGCTATATatgttaagattatttaaaatttcattatctggattaaatatttcttaatagttCAGATTGGTGACTATTTTACAgtatgaaacattattttttggaaGTTACCTTAggtcatcaaaagaaaaaaaatcataaaaaatactgCAGAAGAAAAGAATACtgcactaataaaaaatttatctttaatatttctaatttaaaatttttaatacttcttttggcttaaaaaaattatagaaaatttattaatttcttgcttttataagaaaataaaaaaataaaaataaatgagtagaTATAaggatagaaataatttttaatcttctcactgaaaaaaaaaagaagtaaatttgaaGTCGTATTTAAATGTTGGGAgcaatctttttatttcaatcacCTAATACATCACATTAATAGGTtattaatgatacaaaataattttcttctattctTCATATTAGAATATCAGACATTTTAAAGAACTATAACCATTGGTTTGGTAATATATCCACAAACTTTAGAACAGTAATTGAATAGTATTagaactataaattaattaaataaaactgattaaaatatcttttgattcaaaactgaaattaaataattttagtaaattatacatttaatatagtttaatgaACTGTTTACCAAGAAGcattttacattctttaatttctttcacTGGTTTCAAAATCAAAGCTTTTGACTAGCTATTTTTCTGCTAAAATCACATGTGATCTTTTTTAAGACTTTTTCCAGTTTGGAAGGCAATTAGAACTTAGAACTCAGGTAAAGCATTCTAGGACCACATACATTCTCCAGCTATGCAGTGGCATATATGTTAATATGATGTACACCTACAACAAAATGACTACCCGACTAATGAAAATTACTATAAATCTGCTGAGAGTGAAATTAATTGATGGGTTGGATATTTCTAGTCTTATATTTAACTGTAGgggtaataatattctttattggGTATTCATATTCTTATTTGGCTACTAGTTTCCTATTCTGCTAATATTCTACTCTATTCTAATCTTGCcttcaataataaatgtttatgtacCTGTACGTATTCCCATACAATATTAGACCCTTTACGCTTCAGAAAGTCATAAGAAAATTTCGGTCCCTTAGATCATCGTTTGGAGctagtaaaatatgaataatgaagACTGATGTAtactaatttcaaatttataaaggATGAGCAACATTTAACagttattgatatatttaaaaaaagaccattaaaaactatttacataaaaataaatgtttaaagtttaattttgtaaacaatttttggtGCTTTGGCGCTTATGAGAAAGAgcctttttattcttttgttggttttattaataaactacttAAACCAACTAAAATGTCtttcaacaaattaaatgataaattagattaaaaaaattatttatacaaagatAACATTACCccatcgatgaatttttaaacagtactaatcaaagttgatttttttagatCTTAgcttatctgttttaaaattatcccTTGATCTTTCCTGGTGAATGGTGTAGCAGTTCTTTTTTTAACCCATAAATTAACATATCAATCCATGCCTTATGTGAtcagtataatttgaaattatgttttaatctgaatagcatttttgtttatttacctgctatttttaaatacatttagattaacaaaaaaatacatgtatttacTATGAGCTAGACTTATCATTAACTTTATGATGTATTGGTTAATCAATTTGTAATGTATTTCTtgcaataaattagaatttattcatCTTGTATTGCAatgggatatatatatttttttgttattataaaattgtctCCTGTTGAGTTGAAGCAGTTTGTGTAATGTATTGCTTTACAACAAAAAGGAGTAATtgatttgttgctttacattatttatccagtctttcttataattttcatgtatataaaGCACTAGAGATAGAGGCGCTAAACAGTGTTATATTGCTTTTTCTAAGACTACACTCTACAGGCAATTCTATGGTGAGTAGAATGAAATTGTTTTGAATATGGCATCTTGATGGGCTTGGCTTGCTGATGCACAGTAATGCATTTGACTCAGTGAAATACTCAATGAGAAATAACTTGATTCCTAAATTTCTCTATTAAGCCAGGCccttctttagaatatctgtgcCATTTTCAGAAGTAATTTGTCATGTCAGGTTGCCTACATCATAGTCAtgctacttaaaaaatataaaatttgacacAACTTTGAAAgctaataataaaaagacattttaactgatcatgaatttaaataaatgtttaattataagttttcacTGGCTGGATGTTATTTGCTAATATTACTCGTATGTGTTatgtgatttctttttaatgtaatgcaataataatcatctaaatttttaaggacgagaaagtaattttgaaaaggCTAAGAAACAAATGACTGATAATCAGGGAGTTGGTTATGATTACCGAAGTGTAATGCACTACTCTTCAAATGCATTCTCTAAAAATGGTCAACCTACAATTGTTccaaaggtaattttaaaatatttgttgtattaaaaatgatatttgtttacGAATACgactgaaagtaaaattattctggtagaattaaaattaagacCACGTTGAACATTAAAGTTGTAAAACTATTTCCTCAGCTTAATAACTagactttaaaaatgaattactccTAATTATAAAGTACTATTACAACATTTATTTCTTGATCTATTGCACAATAATTGTATTTACTAATTCTTTAtcctaaaaaactgaaaatattgtacacatgtaaatttaaatgaaataataatgattttctaaattctgttttaactaaatgaaatgtgtaaaaaaaaacttaacagcACACCATTTAAGCTAAGGTCAAATGATGCTGTAACATTAACATGTTCATTGTAatcaaattgttttgaatttttttaaccactGTATTCAGTATTTGAAGTTAAATTGCCATCATACTAGCAATGATCTAACTATGCCACAGAAtatgaaacatgtttttttaatctttcaataaaaaatggtATAAGACACATTGGAGATAagcaatgatatttttaatttaatttgccttttcatgttaaagaaattttaacattgtttCATACTAAATAATATTCCATCTGTCAATTCCATCCTTGATAATGATCCAGAGGGAATTTAGTCTTAGTCTAGGCTAGCGTTTCAAACATAGTGTAACGGGGTTAGTTTAAAGTAACTATTCAGAACCTGATTTATCTATGAACAAAAAATCTGtactctttttcttctttttcatcatCTGGGTCTATAGCCTTTATTGAGAACTGATCTCCCTCGCAAGCTCCTCACCAATTTCTGATCACCAAACAATCCTCTCTACCCATGAATCCCCATCCTCATTGTTACCTCTGCCATTTGATCCATTCATCCACTTTCAAGTTGCCCTCATACAAACTGTCCTTGATAATAATCTTTGATATCCttgttttcattataatcatAACATGCCCCAGCTACTAATGTATAGTAATCTAATAAATCTCATTATATTTTCTGAACTTATCAACTGCTCTAATTCTAGTTTTTCTTATCGATCCTCCAGTACAGGTCCAAGATTCTTTTAATATGTCTTTTAAAGGTTGAAGAATGACAAAATGAGTTCGCTATTATAATTACCCTGATTGCAGACACATGTGTTGCcactgatttttgtaaatttttggttgtgtttttttttaattactttgcttTCACAAAACTTCATACTAGCAAAATAATATCTGCTAGGTTCCTGAATCCTTTcatagataaaaatgtttttgtcattgAAACTTAATTTCTCAAATcacctctaaaaattttttatcccctactcaCTTCTGTTCACATTTCTTTATTAAGATCTTACTCCTGCTATTGGCTATTGTCATGCGTAGAAACTAATTTTGCCTTCATATTTCATTaagcttttttcttcattttaagtttttctcaATCAAATAATGGTCTGAATTGTTGTTAGACCGCTTGTAACTTCTAACATCCATGAGTAATGATgagtaatatcttttttttactagTCAGAGAACAATTTGATCAATTGATAGAAAATTTACAGACTTTCAGTTACTGAAACGAATTCTTTTATATGGAAGACATGGACGTGTGACGACCTGaactatttttgttgtttttttatcataaattctgCCATCTGTAACTACTAAAACCATGTTGAACTACCTTCTTCTTAATAGTTTTTGCTAGAAGTCTTCCAATATCATGATAAAGACATACCGGTAACTGCTTTATACTGCATAttcttttcaatataatatttatgattctGATGTAAAACATAAGACTCTCTCTGTATATAAGTGTAGAAGaagtatttcagaaaaaattaacaactagTATATGATCCATTGTGGTATTCTCTAACAATAGACCATGCAATTACTGTTGTTTTGTTTCATTGGTAAGGGTGATCTGAACAAACACATTTGTAAAGAACTATTCCTTTTTCTCAGTCCTTTCACTAGTATAGTTTAGACTATACTCTATTGTCAAAAATAGGCAATATCCACATTCCAAGTGAATGTCTTTAAGTAATTTGGTATTTATGTATTTCACTAATATTGTTGCATAAGACTCTCTTGAATACTCTAGCATTTGAATAATcatcctaaatattttttaatgctcataaataacaacaaattttacattcagaggttgttccttatgttattaaattatattcataaaaaaatagccTTAGAAGAACAGAATCAGAAGATTAAATACCTCAATCTATGTTTTCAGTCAAAGTCTCCCatcaaaaagtttattattttttatgacatgTATGTTTTTGAATTTGCCTAAGCATATTTTACATGATTTGCCTGaagttttaatgttataaaagtatgtttagctttaatagtttttatagttataaaaaattatttatttcacatagaatataatattaactaaaattatatgtttgtatTGAATGTTTTGTACAGATATCTGGTGTAACATTAGGACAGAGGGATAACCTTAGTC encodes:
- the LOC142323339 gene encoding zinc metalloproteinase nas-7-like gives rise to the protein MEYSRSVLAISTILAGLLPAVVLGFPFASNMVENDEVDSDSDAIMSTLIEIGDKLFGEPKPSTGAAVSQWNPENLVNPEELGDYAQGDILFRSNNESLSRNGLKATSARWPKGIIPYEISPYFRSDDKAMIMSAIADYHKLTCVKFVPRTGSEPDYVYITNSNTGCWSSVGRIGGAQELNLQSPGCLTKKGTVMHEMMHAIGFLHEQNRWERDKHVTVNYKNIESGRESNFEKAKKQMTDNQGVGYDYRSVMHYSSNAFSKNGQPTIVPKISGVTLGQRDNLSRKDVQKIRHMYRCNKRRSVN